One genomic region from Opisthocomus hoazin isolate bOpiHoa1 chromosome Z, bOpiHoa1.hap1, whole genome shotgun sequence encodes:
- the ISCA1 gene encoding iron-sulfur cluster assembly 1 homolog, mitochondrial, whose translation MASSVVRATVRAVSKRKIQATRAALTLTPSAVQKIKQLLKDKPEHVGVKVGVRTRGCNGLSYTLEYTKSKGDSDEEVVQDGVRVFIEKKAQLTLLGTEMDYVEDKLSSEFVFNNPNIKGTCGCGESFNI comes from the exons atGGCCTCGTCCGTGGTGAGGGCCACGGTGCGCGCCGTCAGCAAGCGGAAGATCCAGGCCACGCGCGCCGCCCTCACCCTG acccCATCAGCTGTTCAGAAGATAAAACAGCTTCTTAAAGATAAACCTGAGCAT gTAGGCGTGAAAGTAGGTGTTCGTACAAGGGGATGCAATGGACTTTCTTACACATTAGAATATACAAAATCGAAAGGAGACTCCGATGAAGAAGTAGTTCAAGATG GGGTTAGAGTGTTTATTGAGAAGAAGGCACAGCTGACGCTGCTAGGAACTGAAATGGACTATGTAGAAGACAAACTGTCCAGTGAATTTGTCTTCAATAATCCAAACATCAAAGGAACATGTGGCTGTGGAGAAAGCTTTAACATCTGA